Proteins encoded together in one Lathyrus oleraceus cultivar Zhongwan6 chromosome 5, CAAS_Psat_ZW6_1.0, whole genome shotgun sequence window:
- the LOC127079789 gene encoding uncharacterized protein LOC127079789, with the protein MVHPPLVDHELIDIFMGTLQGQYYERLSSSVSTGFSDMVIMGERVEEGLKSGKIQGGSSSQPILKKPFNEFKRKEGDTTAISSQRRRAPSRAPVSVPYYQYPYVASAKYLTMCYRPVSPVHIPAPVPQYQVLVPQYQAPQPQFQAPLPQHQQRNQQNNQPRPIQQQRPNQQRSYQQYNNANTTHIPMTYTQLLPYLIQNRTVVPMALPPMSKPHKPWYDENARCAFHANSEGHTTKNCKVFKLRVQELIDKKISSFVDVPNVGNNPLPKHDGSGVNDIKSSTGDGLIKDVLKLKTLLTVVHARLMEPELMKGVHDNCVVCLSNPGQCGEFKIYLQRLMDQRFIQFTRAKIDEDAVVVMPVFDQERLPRPFVVPYQRNVDLEPAKKIEPMVIYVLAPFSFDSTNAVPWNYEPIVYVGNKPVILKEPNVTDITGDSGVTRGGRVFAPEVIPSKESESTVEPTKGKEVNPPEIGEGSSKKAVTAEEDRELLRIIKKSDYKTSLLKFLNEAYVAEDINVIQFDDVVANLNASSCLMFTDDNLPPNRREHNMALHISIQCTDVTLARVLVMDIRHSYICLLGRPWIHAAGAISSTLHQKLKFVTSGKLVSVSREEDIFVSHLTSLRYIEVGEDIVETPLQALEVVNMVQTKSKPVEEPKGVMSSWKSVKAAIEAGCPGSWGTMIDLPEKKDKGGLGYQSSIELFKDQKIHHGKVPSIQEIISKVGFRSDDQVNALEDKDPYLSKMVFY; encoded by the exons aTGGTGCACCCGCCATTGGTTGATCATGAATTGATTGACATTTTCATGGGTACCTTACAGGGCCAATATTATGAAAGGTTGAGTAGTAGTGTGTCCACAGGATTTTCTGACATGGTGATCATGGGAGAAAGAGTAGAAGAAGGACTGAAGAGTGGTAAAATCCAGGGAGGTTCCAGCAGCCAACCAATCTTGAAGAAGCCTTTCAATGAATTCAAGAGGAAGGAGGGTGATACTACTGCCATTTCTTCTCAAAGGAGGAGGGCACCATCCAGGGCTCCTGTTTCTGTGCCTTATTATCAGTACCCTTACGTAGCATCTGCTAAATATTTAACCATGTGTTATCGTCCAGTTTCTCCTGTTCATATTCCAGCTCCGGTACCTCAGTATCAAGTTCTAGTTCCTCAATATCAAGCTCCACAACCTCAGTTCCAGGCTCCTCTACCACAACATCAACAAAGAAATCAACAGAATAATCAACCGCGTCCAATTCAGCAGCAACGACCAAACCAACAAAGGTCGTATCAACAATACAATAATGCAAATACCACTCATATCCCAATGACTTACACTCAATTGCTACCGTATCTAATTCAAAATAGGACTGTCGTGCCTATGGCGTTACCTCCAATGTCGAAGCCTCATAAGCCTTggtatgatgagaatgctagatGTGCCTTTCATGCTAATTCAGAGGGTCATACAACAAAGAATTGCAAAGTGTTCAAGCTCCGGGTCCAAGAGTTGATAGATAAGAAAATATCATCTTTTGTTGATGTTCCAAATGTGGGGAACAATCCTTTGCCTAAACATGATGGTTCAGGTGTCAATGATATAAAAAGTTCAACTGGTGATGGATTGATAAAGGATGTGCTCAAGTTGAAGACTCTTTTAACAGTGGTCCATGCTAGATTGATGGAACCAGAATTGATGAAGGGAGTACATGATAATTGTGTGGTGTGTTTATCCAACCCTGGTCAGTGTGGTGAATTCAAAATTTATCTTCAACGTTTAATGGATCAACGGTTTATTCAGTTCACCAGAGCAAAGATTGATGAAGATGCTGTTGTGGTTATGCCTGTGTTTGATCAAGAGAGGCTTCCCAGGCCTTTTGTGGTCCCTTATCAAAGAAATGTTGACCTAGAGCCAGCAAAGAAGATTGAGCCCATGGTTATCTATGTTCTCGCTCCATTCTCATTTGATAGTACCAACGCAGTTCCTTGGAACTATGAGCCTATAGTTTATGTGGGTAACAAACCAGTCATCTTGAAAGAGCCAAATGTGACTGATATCACTGGAGATAGTGGTGTGACTCGAGGTGGAAGGGTTTTTGCTCCTGAAGTGATCCCAAGCAAAGAAAGTGAATCAACAGTTGAACCAACAAAGGGGAAAGAGGTTAATCCTCCAGAAATAGGAGAAGGCTCATCTAAGAAAGCAGTGACTGCTGAAGAGGATAGAGAATTACTAAGgatcatcaagaagagtgattacaa GACTTCTCTATTGAAGTTCTTGAACGAAGCTTATGTGGCAGAAGACATCAATGTTATTCAGTTTGATGATGTGGTTGCTAACCTCAATGCCAGTAGTTGTTTAATGTTCACTGATGATAATTTACCCCCTAATAGGAGAGAACATAATATGGCGCTTCATATCTCCATTCAGTGTACAGATGTTACTTTGGCTCGAGTACTG gtaatggatattagGCATTCTTATATTTGTCTGTTAGGTAGACcttggatccatgctgctggagCTATCAGCTCGACACtccaccagaagctgaagtttgttacTTCTGGTAAGCTGGTATCAGTATCAAGAGAGGAAGATATTTTCGTCAGCCATCTGACTTCATTAAGATACATTGAAGTAGgtgaagacattgttgaaacTCCTCTCCAGGCCCTTGAAGTGGTCAACATGGTCCAGACTAAGTCGAAGCCTGTTGAAGAACCCAAGGGGGTCATGTCCTCGTGGAAGAGTGTGAAAGCTGCAATTGAAGCTGGGTGCCCTGGAAGTTGGGGCACAATGATTGATTTACCAGAGAAGAAAGACAAGGGTGGATTGGGATATCAGTCGTCTATTGAACTGTTCAAAGATCAGAAGATACATCATGGGAAGGTTCCTAGCATCCAAGAAATAATCTCCAAAGTTGGTTTTCGAAGTGATGatcaagtgaatgctcttgaagaTAAAGATCCATATTTGTCTAAGATGGTGTTTTATTGA